From Prochlorococcus sp. MIT 1223, the proteins below share one genomic window:
- a CDS encoding ABC transporter ATP-binding protein, translating into MGNLIAENLSFAYERREVVENISLTLLPGTMTALVGPNGAGKSTLLKLLKGESKPYRGKVTVNGQPLKNSRDQVALMPQRNSINWDFPITVQGLVALGRINYSTCCDIEACLQRVGMSKLAKRRLDSLSGGQQQRALLAKTLMRPASIFLLDEPCSALDPPTREQFLTIIRQLADAGLTICVTSHDWGKSLNAYDKVIAIDKKILGFGTPTDVQEKLDSITCMGNYCCG; encoded by the coding sequence ATGGGTAATTTAATAGCTGAGAATTTATCTTTTGCGTATGAAAGACGAGAAGTCGTAGAAAACATTTCACTAACTTTATTACCAGGTACTATGACTGCGCTCGTTGGCCCAAATGGTGCTGGAAAATCAACATTATTAAAGTTACTAAAAGGGGAAAGCAAGCCTTATAGAGGAAAAGTCACGGTTAATGGACAGCCATTAAAAAACTCTCGTGATCAGGTTGCTCTGATGCCTCAACGAAATTCTATTAACTGGGATTTTCCTATCACTGTTCAAGGTTTAGTTGCTTTAGGTCGTATCAATTATTCAACTTGCTGTGACATAGAAGCTTGTCTACAAAGAGTTGGTATGTCTAAGCTTGCAAAAAGAAGACTTGATTCTCTCTCCGGAGGTCAACAACAAAGGGCTTTATTAGCAAAAACTTTAATGAGACCGGCATCAATTTTTCTACTTGATGAACCATGTTCTGCTTTGGACCCTCCAACAAGGGAACAGTTTCTGACAATTATTCGCCAACTGGCTGATGCTGGACTAACTATTTGTGTTACTAGTCACGATTGGGGGAAGTCTTTAAATGCTTATGACAAGGTCATTGCAATAGATAAAAAAATTTTAGGCTTTGGCACTCCTACAGATGTACAAGAAAAACTCGATTCCATTACTTGCATGGGGAATTATTGTTGTGGTTAA
- a CDS encoding protein phosphatase, which produces MDKTQQITIQAKAFDFALHELVLCHRESFQPLWTVDSWAKFLIWMALNCGLSGDKQSLQLFADSLGPALTSRIRRIFFERTMENFSVCVMADPAEKNVLIIPLEDKVEISFSEATKALESIAITDFINRDQSQWRVNDGLISIPWLSSESKR; this is translated from the coding sequence ATGGATAAAACTCAGCAAATCACGATCCAAGCTAAAGCGTTTGACTTTGCATTACACGAATTAGTTTTATGTCATAGAGAGAGCTTTCAGCCACTTTGGACAGTTGATAGTTGGGCAAAGTTTTTGATTTGGATGGCTTTAAATTGTGGCTTGAGTGGAGATAAACAAAGTCTTCAATTATTTGCGGATTCCTTGGGACCAGCTTTAACAAGTCGAATTAGAAGAATTTTCTTTGAAAGAACTATGGAAAATTTTTCTGTGTGTGTAATGGCTGATCCAGCAGAAAAGAATGTCTTGATTATTCCTCTTGAAGACAAAGTGGAAATATCATTTTCTGAAGCTACTAAGGCGCTGGAATCTATCGCTATAACTGATTTTATTAATCGAGACCAATCTCAATGGAGAGTCAATGATGGGTTAATTAGTATTCCTTGGCTTTCTTCAGAAAGTAAAAGGTGA
- a CDS encoding valine--tRNA ligase, which yields MTEQFVDTSAFNAAEGLPKTYDPQGTESRWQKLWEDQGAFHPNPDNPGEPFAVVIPPPNVTGSLHMGHAFNTSLIDTIVRFQRLQGKNVLCLPGTDHASIAVQTILEKQLQKEGLNRDKLGRESFLQRAWKWKEESGGQIVGQLRRLGYSVDWKRERFTLDKNLSKAVSTAFVRLHEQGLIYRGEYLVNWCPASGSAVSDLEVEMKEIDGYLWHFRYPLANIPSDSEITHLEVATTRPETMLGDVAVAVNPSDKRYQELVGRFLNLPFTNRDIPIIADDHVDKDFGTGCVKVTPAHDPNDFAIGQRHKLPLITIMNKDGTMNNNAGNFQGLDRFEARKAVVDALQEQGLITKIEPYRHTVPFSDRGKVPVEPLLSTQWFVKMDPLASRCRESFTNGEPRFVPERWGKVYQDWLEGIRDWCISRQLWWGHRIPAWFVISETNNKLTDTTPYVVALSEAEALTLAQKKYGGLVNLQQDEDVLDTWFSSGLWPFSTLGWPDQNSADLARWYPTSTLVTGFDIIFFWVARMTMMAGAFTGKTPFADVYIHGLVRDEQNRKMSKSLGNGIDPLLLIERYGTDALRFALVREVAGAGQDIRLDFDRNKETSATVEASRNFANKLWNATRFALINFGNSLPDVSEPIDMATLKLADRWILSRLMRVNIETLHRFDNYALGEAAKGLYEFAWNDICDWYLELIKRRLTKSKNPTEDELIDRSIAKKVLSKVLSELLIMLHPLMPHLTEELWHAITGVSEKKLLALHTWPCLKNSFLDDGLEDDFSQLFESIRLVRNLRAEAGLKPSQKAPVRFITSNENLVKILTNNEDDIQTLTRAEYVEVLNPDKVKNESSTKALAAVNGDLEVLLPIEGLVDLEGLKTRLANDLEKAEKEISTLKGRLANTNFIQRAPEKVVSECRRNLSEVITQAELISRRLSGLR from the coding sequence GTGACTGAGCAGTTTGTAGATACGAGTGCTTTCAATGCAGCAGAAGGTCTCCCAAAGACATATGACCCACAGGGCACAGAAAGTCGTTGGCAGAAGCTATGGGAGGATCAAGGTGCCTTTCATCCAAATCCGGATAATCCAGGAGAGCCTTTTGCAGTTGTAATTCCTCCTCCTAATGTCACAGGCAGCTTGCATATGGGGCATGCTTTTAATACATCTTTAATTGATACGATTGTCAGATTTCAACGTTTACAAGGTAAGAATGTCTTATGTCTTCCAGGGACTGATCATGCATCGATTGCAGTTCAAACAATTCTTGAGAAGCAATTACAAAAGGAAGGATTAAACCGAGATAAATTGGGAAGAGAGTCTTTTCTTCAGAGAGCATGGAAATGGAAAGAAGAAAGTGGTGGTCAAATTGTTGGTCAGCTCCGTCGTCTGGGATATTCAGTTGATTGGAAAAGAGAGCGTTTTACGCTTGATAAGAATTTAAGCAAAGCAGTTTCGACGGCTTTTGTTCGTTTGCATGAGCAAGGTCTTATATACAGAGGAGAGTATCTTGTTAATTGGTGTCCTGCTTCAGGCTCTGCTGTCAGCGACTTAGAAGTAGAAATGAAAGAAATAGATGGTTATCTTTGGCATTTTCGTTACCCATTAGCAAATATTCCTAGTGACAGTGAAATTACACATTTAGAAGTTGCTACGACGCGTCCTGAAACGATGTTAGGTGATGTAGCCGTAGCAGTGAACCCTTCAGACAAACGTTATCAAGAACTTGTAGGCCGATTTTTGAATTTACCTTTTACGAATCGCGATATTCCAATTATTGCTGACGATCATGTTGATAAAGATTTTGGGACTGGATGTGTAAAAGTTACCCCAGCTCACGATCCTAATGACTTTGCAATTGGTCAGCGCCATAAATTACCACTGATAACAATTATGAATAAGGATGGAACGATGAATAATAATGCTGGAAATTTTCAAGGCCTTGATCGTTTCGAAGCACGGAAAGCAGTTGTAGATGCTTTACAAGAACAGGGACTAATAACGAAGATTGAGCCTTATCGTCATACGGTTCCTTTTTCTGATAGAGGCAAGGTTCCAGTAGAGCCTTTGTTATCTACTCAGTGGTTTGTAAAGATGGACCCTTTAGCTTCAAGGTGTCGTGAATCGTTCACCAACGGAGAGCCTCGCTTTGTTCCGGAGCGTTGGGGTAAGGTATATCAGGATTGGTTAGAAGGTATTAGAGATTGGTGTATTAGTAGACAATTATGGTGGGGACATCGTATCCCAGCTTGGTTTGTTATTAGTGAAACCAACAATAAATTAACTGATACGACGCCTTATGTGGTTGCACTTTCTGAAGCAGAAGCTTTGACGTTAGCTCAAAAAAAATATGGTGGTTTGGTTAATCTTCAGCAAGATGAAGATGTTTTAGATACTTGGTTTTCAAGTGGGCTATGGCCATTTTCAACATTGGGTTGGCCTGATCAAAATAGTGCGGATTTGGCACGCTGGTATCCCACTAGTACTTTGGTAACCGGATTTGACATTATTTTCTTCTGGGTCGCGAGAATGACAATGATGGCAGGTGCTTTCACAGGCAAAACACCTTTTGCTGATGTCTATATTCATGGACTAGTTAGAGATGAACAAAATCGAAAAATGAGTAAAAGTTTAGGTAATGGAATTGATCCATTGTTATTGATTGAAAGATATGGCACTGATGCTTTGCGCTTTGCGTTAGTTAGAGAAGTTGCAGGAGCAGGTCAGGATATTCGTCTTGATTTTGATCGCAACAAAGAGACTTCAGCAACAGTGGAGGCGTCTCGAAATTTTGCAAATAAATTATGGAATGCTACAAGGTTTGCTTTAATTAATTTTGGGAATTCTTTGCCTGATGTATCGGAGCCAATAGATATGGCTACTTTAAAGTTGGCTGATCGCTGGATATTATCTCGTCTTATGAGAGTGAACATAGAAACCCTTCATCGTTTTGATAATTATGCTCTTGGTGAAGCTGCGAAAGGCTTGTATGAATTTGCTTGGAATGATATCTGTGATTGGTATTTAGAATTAATTAAACGACGATTGACTAAAAGTAAAAATCCTACCGAAGATGAGTTAATTGATAGATCTATCGCGAAAAAAGTACTTTCTAAGGTCTTATCAGAATTGTTAATTATGCTTCATCCCTTAATGCCTCATTTGACAGAGGAATTATGGCATGCAATTACAGGTGTCTCTGAAAAAAAGTTGCTTGCACTTCACACTTGGCCATGTTTAAAAAATAGTTTTTTGGATGATGGCTTAGAAGATGATTTCTCACAATTATTTGAATCTATTCGCTTAGTCAGGAATTTAAGAGCAGAAGCTGGGCTCAAACCTTCTCAGAAAGCCCCAGTTAGGTTTATAACTTCCAACGAAAACTTAGTAAAGATTTTAACGAATAATGAAGATGATATTCAGACCCTTACTCGCGCAGAATATGTCGAAGTACTTAATCCTGACAAAGTTAAAAATGAATCCTCGACGAAGGCTTTAGCCGCAGTAAATGGAGACCTTGAGGTTTTATTGCCAATAGAAGGTTTAGTTGATTTGGAAGGATTGAAAACAAGGCTTGCAAATGATTTAGAAAAGGCGGAAAAAGAAATCTCTACTTTAAAAGGTCGATTGGCGAATACTAATTTTATTCAGAGAGCACCCGAGAAGGTAGTCTCTGAATGTAGAAGAAATTTATCTGAGGTAATTACGCAGGCTGAGCTAATTAGTAGACGTTTATCAGGGCTTAGATAA
- a CDS encoding TVP38/TMEM64 family protein yields the protein MNSFTSFLQDYLNFFDTSTGVFLFILFYALWITCLLPGLWPSMLAGALYGSFFGTIFVFMGAFIGAELTFYLSRKYFRDWSQRRIANFPRFQIIKKALSKEGLKLIILTRLSPVFPFSILNLFYGLSEVTFLDYSIGITAILPGTILYCGLGSLAGDIANFDTVLSNKDDTTSLFFSLLGVVATFAVIWIASKAAQKALQEFESPR from the coding sequence ATGAACTCTTTCACATCGTTTTTACAAGACTATTTAAATTTTTTCGATACTTCTACAGGAGTATTTTTGTTTATTCTGTTTTATGCTTTATGGATTACCTGCTTACTCCCAGGCCTTTGGCCTTCAATGCTAGCAGGTGCTTTATATGGCTCTTTTTTTGGGACAATATTTGTTTTTATGGGTGCATTCATAGGTGCAGAGTTAACTTTTTATTTGAGCCGTAAATATTTCAGAGATTGGTCTCAAAGGCGTATTGCGAACTTTCCCAGATTTCAAATAATTAAAAAGGCCTTAAGTAAAGAAGGTTTGAAACTAATAATATTGACTCGCTTATCCCCAGTGTTTCCTTTTAGCATATTAAATTTATTTTATGGTTTAAGTGAAGTCACTTTCCTTGATTATTCCATTGGTATAACAGCCATTTTACCTGGAACGATTTTATATTGTGGGTTGGGTTCATTAGCTGGTGATATCGCGAATTTTGATACAGTTTTATCTAATAAGGATGACACAACATCATTATTCTTTAGTTTGTTAGGAGTTGTTGCTACTTTTGCCGTTATTTGGATTGCTTCTAAAGCAGCACAAAAAGCACTTCAAGAATTTGAATCTCCTAGGTGA
- the ligA gene encoding NAD-dependent DNA ligase LigA, translating to MNSDLNKKFNRAIELRKLLNEASHAYYVLDAPSIEDSVYDQLYRELVNLENRYPELITADSPTQRVGDKLSSNFPKKTHRVPLQSLDNAFNFQEVSEWNARSLKILNQGESKEDILTSIELICELKIDGNAIALSYENGLLVRACSRGDGIQGEDITSNVKTINSIPLSLRMENPPKWIEIRGEAFIPHRTFEGINKKRRMALESEFANSRNACAGTLRQLDPQVVASRKLDFFAYTIHLPEELDEIKYNLAKPKTQIEALQYLKNIGFKINPYNQVFLGLKDLKEFLNEWEIKRHDLPYSTDGLVIKVNKFNLQKRLGFTQKAPRWAIALKHPAAEAPSKLLGLTFQVGRTGVVTPVAEFEPIMLAGTSVSRATLHNANRLLSLDLHSDDTIIIRKAGEIIPEVVRVLPGLRNQYAKCLSLPINCPICNSTLISENDEAATRCINTNCPAILQGALRHWVNKGAMNIEGLGSKLIEQLVEKKLINSIADLYELDINLLEKLDRMGAKSAKKIIQELEISKGKPWHKQLYGLGIPHIGERNAQTIAMQFTNSSILKDVACKSPEVIQEINGIGEEISDSLKTWFSSEANQKLIRDLKRVGLTLEATQEEKLKKDQISDNSTKLLFGKIFVLTGTLPSLSRSKAKELIENSGGSISSSISTNTSFLVAGEKAGSKLKKAKTLGIKIIDQNELLKLLT from the coding sequence GTGAATTCTGATTTAAATAAAAAATTTAACCGTGCAATAGAGTTGAGGAAATTGCTTAATGAAGCAAGTCATGCTTATTATGTTTTAGATGCTCCTTCTATAGAAGATTCAGTTTATGATCAACTTTATAGAGAATTAGTTAATTTAGAAAATAGGTACCCTGAGCTAATAACAGCAGATAGTCCTACACAAAGAGTAGGCGACAAGTTATCATCAAATTTCCCAAAAAAAACTCATAGAGTTCCATTGCAAAGTCTAGATAATGCATTTAATTTCCAAGAAGTGAGTGAATGGAATGCAAGAAGCCTTAAAATACTGAACCAAGGGGAAAGTAAAGAAGATATTCTGACAAGTATCGAACTTATTTGTGAATTAAAAATTGATGGAAATGCTATAGCACTAAGCTATGAGAATGGATTACTAGTAAGAGCTTGCTCAAGAGGTGATGGAATTCAAGGAGAAGATATAACCTCTAATGTAAAAACAATTAACTCTATTCCTCTTTCCTTAAGGATGGAAAATCCACCTAAATGGATTGAAATTAGAGGTGAAGCATTCATACCTCATAGAACATTTGAAGGAATAAATAAAAAAAGAAGAATGGCCTTAGAATCTGAATTTGCCAATTCAAGGAATGCATGTGCAGGTACACTTAGACAACTAGATCCTCAAGTAGTTGCCTCACGAAAACTAGATTTTTTTGCTTACACAATTCATTTACCTGAAGAGTTAGATGAGATTAAATACAACCTAGCTAAGCCAAAAACTCAAATAGAAGCATTGCAATATTTGAAAAATATAGGATTTAAAATTAATCCTTATAATCAAGTATTCTTAGGCCTTAAAGACTTGAAAGAGTTCTTAAATGAGTGGGAAATCAAAAGGCACGATCTTCCTTACTCTACAGATGGTTTGGTCATCAAAGTTAATAAGTTTAACCTGCAAAAAAGATTAGGTTTTACTCAAAAAGCACCTAGATGGGCGATAGCTTTAAAGCATCCAGCAGCAGAAGCTCCTAGCAAACTATTAGGTTTAACTTTTCAAGTTGGTAGGACTGGAGTAGTTACACCAGTAGCAGAATTCGAACCAATTATGCTTGCAGGAACTTCTGTAAGTAGAGCTACTCTTCATAATGCAAATAGATTACTTTCACTAGATTTACACTCAGATGACACAATCATTATCAGAAAAGCTGGTGAAATTATCCCTGAAGTTGTGCGCGTGTTACCTGGATTAAGAAATCAATATGCTAAATGTCTCTCATTACCAATTAACTGTCCAATATGTAATTCAACTCTCATAAGCGAAAATGATGAAGCTGCTACTAGATGTATTAACACCAATTGCCCTGCAATACTTCAAGGTGCATTACGTCATTGGGTAAACAAAGGAGCAATGAATATAGAAGGTTTGGGTTCAAAATTAATAGAACAGTTAGTTGAAAAAAAATTAATCAACTCAATCGCCGACCTATATGAATTAGATATAAATCTTCTTGAAAAATTAGACCGAATGGGAGCAAAATCTGCAAAAAAAATTATACAGGAGCTAGAAATTTCTAAAGGCAAACCTTGGCATAAACAACTATATGGTTTAGGCATTCCTCACATAGGGGAAAGAAATGCCCAAACGATTGCTATGCAATTTACCAATTCTTCAATACTTAAAGATGTAGCTTGCAAATCACCAGAAGTAATTCAAGAAATTAATGGCATCGGAGAAGAAATAAGTGATTCATTAAAAACTTGGTTTTCTTCAGAAGCCAATCAAAAATTAATTAGAGATTTAAAAAGAGTGGGGTTAACACTTGAAGCAACACAAGAAGAGAAATTAAAAAAAGACCAAATATCTGACAATTCAACAAAATTGCTATTTGGCAAAATTTTCGTCCTGACTGGTACGTTACCCTCTCTTAGTCGCAGCAAGGCAAAAGAGTTAATTGAAAATTCCGGTGGAAGCATAAGTTCTTCAATCAGCACAAACACAAGTTTTCTGGTTGCAGGAGAAAAAGCAGGAAGCAAGCTCAAAAAAGCGAAAACACTTGGGATTAAAATTATTGATCAAAATGAATTATTGAAGCTTCTTACATAA
- a CDS encoding SprT family zinc-dependent metalloprotease has product MPLLPLLPIFHRLNREYFDGLLVKEHEPIVSVRWSDGRLRNTAGFYQRGPSVAGRNGCQIVLSRPVLINLPKSAIQSTLCHEMIHAWIDRVLKVREAHGPNFRARMQEINASQNEFEVNIRHNFPVQNKRPKWIATCPLCGTSSFYKRLLKGAACKHCCDILHGGKWHASCLLIYEPILRN; this is encoded by the coding sequence ATGCCCTTACTGCCTCTTTTGCCAATTTTTCACCGTTTAAATCGAGAATATTTTGATGGTTTGTTAGTAAAAGAACATGAGCCAATCGTTTCAGTTAGGTGGAGTGACGGTCGTTTAAGAAATACAGCTGGTTTTTATCAGCGTGGACCTTCCGTTGCAGGCCGTAATGGCTGTCAGATTGTTCTATCCAGACCAGTTTTAATAAATTTGCCTAAATCTGCTATTCAGAGCACTCTTTGCCATGAAATGATTCATGCTTGGATTGACAGGGTCCTCAAGGTTAGAGAGGCGCATGGACCTAACTTTCGTGCTCGAATGCAGGAGATTAATGCTTCTCAAAATGAGTTTGAGGTAAATATTCGTCATAATTTTCCTGTCCAGAACAAAAGGCCAAAATGGATTGCGACATGCCCCTTGTGTGGGACTTCGTCTTTCTATAAGCGCTTACTTAAAGGAGCTGCGTGTAAACATTGTTGCGATATTCTGCATGGAGGTAAATGGCATGCAAGTTGTTTACTTATTTATGAACCTATTTTAAGGAATTAA
- a CDS encoding RNA helicase: MNSYRERNQNRQRSKDPLERRMDQWFKTGRQFVDGVSGNRPGQRRSSKPISSRLDNVGRWVEDKIDWFFEDGEDWMEPWQLDQQNSQQQRPASKKRPLEAISLRGTKAIGPNKDITNSSYVSEDWPDESSFRVNKWERQENTNNDQSQNSSVDRDDVRSNPKRPLPKSNRRKP, encoded by the coding sequence ATGAATTCATATCGTGAAAGGAATCAAAATCGTCAGCGTTCTAAGGATCCCTTAGAAAGACGAATGGACCAGTGGTTTAAAACTGGAAGACAATTTGTTGATGGTGTTTCTGGCAATCGCCCCGGTCAAAGAAGATCCAGCAAACCGATCTCCTCTCGCTTAGATAATGTTGGGAGATGGGTTGAGGATAAGATTGATTGGTTCTTTGAAGATGGCGAAGACTGGATGGAACCTTGGCAATTAGATCAACAAAACTCTCAACAACAGAGGCCTGCTTCAAAAAAAAGACCTCTAGAGGCAATTTCCTTAAGAGGCACTAAGGCAATTGGACCTAATAAAGATATAACTAATAGCTCTTATGTTTCAGAAGATTGGCCTGATGAATCATCATTTCGAGTTAATAAATGGGAAAGACAAGAGAATACCAATAATGATCAATCTCAAAATTCTTCCGTTGATAGAGATGACGTTAGAAGTAATCCCAAAAGACCTTTACCGAAATCTAATAGAAGAAAACCGTAG
- a CDS encoding chorismate lyase codes for MWEASTEEILKWNAQRTMAGPWQLMLLGDGSPTRHIHLLTGEEVTVELIAMESEPIADQRAPKEVSELNKPLLRRQVWLKSKEQTLAWAESWWNLVQAEKHLHNKEQPIWRSLTQDRSELFREVDGLALVQAEWLERKFHTEGPFWSRHYRFFRNQKELTVIREVFSPELEKWLGKTDRQKLNIN; via the coding sequence ATTTGGGAAGCATCCACTGAAGAAATTCTGAAATGGAATGCGCAAAGAACAATGGCAGGTCCATGGCAGTTAATGCTATTAGGTGATGGTAGTCCTACTAGGCATATTCACCTATTAACCGGTGAGGAAGTGACTGTAGAGCTCATAGCAATGGAATCTGAGCCAATAGCTGATCAAAGAGCACCTAAAGAAGTAAGTGAACTAAACAAACCTCTCTTAAGAAGGCAAGTATGGCTGAAGTCTAAAGAACAAACTCTCGCCTGGGCTGAGAGCTGGTGGAATCTGGTTCAAGCAGAAAAGCATCTGCATAACAAAGAACAGCCAATATGGAGAAGCTTGACCCAAGATCGCTCAGAGCTTTTTCGAGAAGTAGATGGATTGGCTTTGGTACAAGCAGAATGGTTAGAAAGAAAATTTCATACTGAAGGTCCTTTTTGGAGTAGACACTATAGGTTTTTCCGGAATCAAAAAGAGCTTACTGTTATTCGCGAAGTATTCAGTCCAGAGCTTGAAAAATGGCTTGGGAAAACAGACAGACAAAAACTGAATATTAATTGA